The window GGAAAACTTCCTTCCTCCCTTTCTCCTGGGCAGTGTGATGGAGACCCTGAGTTCGCCATCTAACTAGTGACTTTTCATCTCTCCAAGTAGAGAGCGATAAAATCCAGCCAGGCTGGGTCAGAGAGCTATATCGTATATTATCGATAAAGCCATCTACTTGGAGCAGTTCTGGCCTAAGCGTTTTCCCGATATCAAGATAGAGAGACTTTTTTTCCACGGAAGGATGCACTTCAAAGAGTACGGTGAACATGGTAGTTGTtgtggctgctgcgactGTTGTGATTGATTGTCGCGTGACTGGGGGTGGTGATACAGAGACTTTTTGAATTCTAATGTTTGTTTTAGACAAATAATGAGAAACAATAGTAGGAATGTCCTGGGTGTTATATTTTGCTGCATCAGAGGAGGGCCGTGATACATTCACAAAGAGAATGCAATTTAGCGCTCTCTCTCAAATTCCACATCATGGAAATTTGTAAATATGGGGCAGCTGCACTGAGCGTGAATTCTACATAATTGTTGCCGCTTCGATACCGTTAGTTGGGCTGTGAAATTTAAAACCggttttcttcctctgcggTGTTGCTTTAGATGTCAATACTCACGCTCCAATTAGTCGCCTTTTCATTTACCCGAAGCAAAGCTGACGTACTTGCAACTCTCAAAAGATTCAATGCGATTCAATATATAAGCGTTTTTtgaaattataaatactaccATTTGACCATTTATTTGGAAATAAAAGACCAGAACTGTTTCATAAGACGCATATTCAAAGCATATCAACAACAATCTTTAATACTATGGCACTGCGACACATTGCCACAAAGAATGCTCCAGGCGCGCCAATCCCAGGACTGGTATGACCATGATACTCTACATGCTGTTTTCTCCTGTTTTCCATCTTGTTTTCATTTCTCCTTACAATCAGTCCATAGTTTCTGACAAGCTTGGTAATAGTTCGCTCAGGGCGTAAGGGCAGGTCCGTTCTTATGGACTCAAGGTACTCTAGGTGCACTTCCAGACGGCACTATGGTTGAAGGGACCGTACGTAATACACTATGACTCGGTCCATTTTAGTGCCACACATACTTATACAGGTTATGTACAGATCCAAGATCGTACAAGACAAGTCATTAAGAACATTGAAGCAGTGCTATCCGCTGATGAGATGACATTAAAAAATGTGGTGAAAGCAACCATTTACATCAAGAATTTTGATGAAAATTTCCCTCTAGTTAATCAGGTTAGTAGTCGTATGCCGAtgtagtatataaaatactaagcAATGTTAGGTATGGGAAGAAATGATGCCCGAGCCACGTCCTACCCGGATGTCATTAGGCGTTGCTCAATTGCCGGCAAATACAGATATAGAAATGGCAATGATAGCGTACAAAGTTTAAGCCTTGTATATCCTTGACGGAATATTATCttgaaaaatataactattgcATTTAAGTAGCCCAGTTTGCGTTGCCTTTTTGGCAACACATGTTTGGTACAGGTGGAGTACTATATAGAGCTAAATGGGAATGTACTTATATTTCTACACGAGATATTTCGGGAAATGGCGATAAACCCGTTGGGAGCATATCTGATTTACACTATTACAAATATCGTAGTAACTTCCGCCTTTCCGTCTAAGACAGCCGCTGGCTGGTGGTGTCTTTAATATGCTTGCTCAAATTGGAAAGAGTATTGGCAGCGCTTCAAAATTAATCCTTTCGCAGCAAGTGACAGCATTGTCACATCTAACAAGTACGAATGAAGCGCTACTCCAGGGCTACAAGACGGGTTGGTGGTATAACAGCGGGGTTGGATTTGCAGCGGTACTGGCAAGCTTCTGGGGGTTCAAGAATGTCGGTAAACTGGGAGTCAAGATTGAGTAAGTGAATTCTTGTCattatgtatatatattctatatacTCTTTTGGATGAGTAGCTTGTATACGCGTAATCGCATCTCAACCTGGAAAACGACCGCCGAATGTAAGGGATTCATCAAACTTGACGTAGCCTTTACCTCCTTCGACAAAGGTATTGTTCCAGTTCCCTTGATCTTTTTGTTCTGCCAACCTAAGGTAGTGTTCGCCATGAGCTTCGGGGCTGGGATTGGCGTATCTGGGCGTCCCATCTGGTTCACGCTGATCGGTGTGGTAGAACCTATGTAACTTTGTTAGTATTGCCCGTTTGATCACAACTCTGACACCTACTTATAACCAGCGGATTTATACACTTCCGATAGATAGTGAATCATATGTGCGGATGCCGATTTTCCCATTCCAAAGGAAAGTAAGGGCTCCATTGCCATCAGATGCAGTTTATTACTGGTGTAAATGAACGTCTTGGAGGCATCTGGTGGCAATTCTGCAAAGCCTTTGACTGCCAATTGAGCGGCAGCATACCTATAGACTCAGTTTAATAAAATTGCATTATCCACTCACGGTAACATGTTCGCATACGCAGAAAAAGTGTTGATATGAGTATCAGTGATTACAGAGGATAATGGTTCATCGAAACCCTCTAGAGAATAAACGAAGGCTATCAGAGGATATATATGTCAGCTTATAATCCGCTCATTGTTTAGCCAAGCACACTCTTACCATTATACACAACCACGCTTGGTATCCCTAGCTTACTCCTGACCGTAGTGAATACGCCCTCGACTGAGAAGGCATCCGACAAGTCTGCTTGAATCCATAAGTAATCGTCGCCAGGTTCAATTGCTTTGTTTGAGCGAGAAACCACAGCAACTTTGTAACCATTGCGGGCAAATGCGCGAGCTACACCGGCACCAATCCGAGGGCCAAAGCCAAATATAAGGACTATCTTATTCATTTTGTTAGTCATTTTGTATACCTCAGCGCTCTCGGGGAGTTTTCGAATTTTAATGTGACGTTGCAAAGGCAATGGGAATTAATGTTATGATGGACGAGGTAGTATGAGGATATACCTTGAGAGGGACATTAGAGCAATTATAATCGTACGAAAGCTGCATACCGCTTACGCAGCCAGATCATTTATGATTACttgaagcagctgaagaacCTCGCTCGACTGTTTTATAGTTTGGCGCTTACATGCTAACTCGCCATAAGCACCGAGACCGCCTATAGAAACCCAATGGGATGTCTGACAGCCTATAAGCCGAGCTTCCATAGCGTGGTTATGGCGCTGGAATAATAGTTTGAAAACAGAGTTGGGCGACGGTGGCTTATGACAATGAAAGATACAGCATGGTTAACGGTACTATATATTACACAAATCAACCATCCAATGCATGCATTAGTATATTGATAGCTAAAATGATTCTTCAAAGCTCTCCTCAACAAAGGCTTTTTTGTTGGTAATTTTATTCAACATTTCAGTCTACAGTATCGACTTCATCTACAAAGGAGGATAGTTCAACTTTACATACTCACGGAAACCAGTTGGCTTCCGCCCAATCAGCCGCTCCAAGTCGCCCGTTGTCTCCTCGAAGTCGCCATCATTCATTGTCTTCACCCAGGCAAGCCTGAACTGAGGCATCTGCTTGGGTGCATTTCTAAGCCCATGCCACTTGAGATATTCCTCTTCGCTAACATTCTCGGAAGACACCGCCTTGCCCTTGACTTTGCTTAGGATGTCGGCAACCTCCGAAAACGAAAACGCTTCGTCGCCACTCAGCTTATACGTCTTATTCTCGTGTCCAGGCTGCGTCAGCACTGTGACATTGGCTGCTGCGAGATCGTCTCGCGTCACGGGCGCAGTCTTCCTGGCATTGCCAAATGGCATGCGAACGCCTTCTTCAAGCGCATTGGAACCAAAATACATGTGAAGCGTCTCCAAAAAGGCTGGCTGCATCATGATGGTGTATGCCATGCCGGATGCGCGCAGGGCCTGCTCGGTGAATGTGTCGCTCTCGGTGATGTCCCACAGCACCACGCCCGAGCCCTCTCGGCGCTGGATCGAGGTGTAGACAACGTGCCTCACTCCGGCCTGTCTCGCAGCCACAATGACGTTGAAGTGCTGCTTGATGCGATCGGTGAAGGCATGTGCGCCGATGAACATGATTTTCTCAACGCCTTGAAAGGCAGAAAGAAGCGAGTCGTAGTCCAGATAGTCCGCCTTGTGCACCGAGACCCCCTGGTCGACGAGGCGCTTGAGTTTGGAAGGGTCTCGGGTAATGACAGCAAGCTGTGAAGAGTCGGGCACCTTTTCGAGAAGAAGATCAATTGTCTTGCGGCCCAGATTCCCTCCCGCGCCTGTAACCAAGATCTTTCCTTTAGTCATTGTTTCGATTTTTTGTCGAGTGGTGCAAAGAATTTTAAACTGGTATAAGTTAAGGTTATGGTCAATTGATGCTGTCCAGAAACAAATATTGATGAAAACAAACTGACAGTCTGTATTGAAGAATCCTGATTTACGCAGACAACTACCTGGAATGTTTTACATCTACACTTTATATATGCCTCATCTCAATACTCCATTTACCTGTAATAGCTGGCTCGGGATAAGTTGCTCTCTCTTTGTAAAATCAACAGCGAAATACACGGCCTGGCCAACAAACTGAACTATGCTAAATTCCACTTAAACCTGTCGCGGCTTAGTCAACTCGCTCTTCGGCATTCGTCTCTCGGAATTTCTTGCCTTCTGTAGATTTTCAAGTCAAACAGGTTCAAGGCTTGATTGCTCGTCCACTAAGATCCGTAGATTTCTCTTTGTTAGCATTGGTCATCATATCCTTTTCTTAGATATCGTTTAAGCCTCGCTTATTATTGTGCACGAGCATTTGCCTACCAAGCGCACATTCGTCTGTCTTAGATACTCAGCATTCGTAATGGACTACATGGGAAGTCTGCTGCGGATATAATGACATGGATAAGCCCGCTTTGATGAAATCGCTCCAAGGTTCATGGCCAAAGCCAAGCCTATTTGCTTCAAATGATTTGGTCTTCTGATAAATGCTCTCAACAATCAGATCACAGGTGCCATTATTGTGACAAAAGAAGTCTAGTGTGTTTCATAATAATACAATGGATTGTGAGAACTTAAAATGCTGCAATTCTTAGCTGCACAATAAACACTTACAGACTTATAAAAGACCAGTTGTAAGGATCAAAATACAGTTAGCCTTCTGAATGAGCTGGTTGCCCCTGGTAAAATCTCTACGTTGCTagaagtatatatatctcgttataatttttttaaaagacaCTACAGAATAAATTGAATAGGTACAGGATGTAAATTGTATGGGCTTGTCCAATGTTCACTTAAATTTGGCGGTTTGCCATAGACTAGTGCGGATCGAGAACATTGCCAGTCACAAGAGCGCTCGCAACCAATTGAATGCGATTTCGGTCAAACTTTTACTAGAAGGGCCAAAATAGCTATTTTCATCATTcattttgctctcttctttccaacCAACTTGAGTTGGCGATATCATCAATCACAGAGTTCAATGACAACCACGTGACATTCCCGAAGTCGGCGCCACTCTTTTTAGAAGCTACTAATAAATGATGTGCTGTGTCGGATAGATTGAGTCAGTTATTAGACAACAAAAGAAACTCAAGTCAAGATGGTCAACCACGTAAACTCATTCGACTCGGTACCGCAAGAGCTGGTAGAACTACTTACTGCCGAGTTGCCATATTCGCTC is drawn from Trichoderma asperellum chromosome 4, complete sequence and contains these coding sequences:
- a CDS encoding uncharacterized protein (EggNog:ENOG41) is translated as MTKGKILVTGAGGNLGRKTIDLLLEKVPDSSQLAVITRDPSKLKRLVDQGVSVHKADYLDYDSLLSAFQGVEKIMFIGAHAFTDRIKQHFNVIVAARQAGVRHVVYTSIQRREGSGVVLWDITESDTFTEQALRASGMAYTIMMQPAFLETLHMYFGSNALEEGVRMPFGNARKTAPVTRDDLAAANVTVLTQPGHENKTYKLSGDEAFSFSEVADILSKVKGKAVSSENVSEEEYLKWHGLRNAPKQMPQFRLAWVKTMNDGDFEETTGDLERLIGRKPTGFREYVKLNYPPL
- a CDS encoding uncharacterized protein (EggNog:ENOG41); this encodes MTNKMNKIVLIFGFGPRIGAGVARAFARNGYKVAVVSRSNKAIEPGDDYLWIQADLSDAFSVEGVFTTVRSKLGIPSVVVYNAFVYSLEGFDEPLSSVITDTHINTFSAYAAAQLAVKGFAELPPDASKTFIYTSNKLHLMAMEPLLSFGMGKSASAHMIHYLSEVYKSAGYKFYHTDQREPDGTPRYANPSPEAHGEHYLRLAEQKDQGNWNNTFVEGGKGYVKFDESLTFGGRFPG